One part of the Aestuariirhabdus litorea genome encodes these proteins:
- the rpoH gene encoding RNA polymerase sigma factor RpoH, whose amino-acid sequence MGKELQRVEMLVPGRDLDAYIRAASSVAILSAEQERELAERLFFENDLEAARQMVLAHLRFVVHIARSYSGYGLSQADLIQEGNVGLMKAVRRFNPEKGVRLVSFAVHWIRAEIHEFILRNWRIVKIATTKSQRKLFFNLRSNKKRLAWFTNEEVSSLARDLGVDEKTVREMEGRMASQDTSFDSPLGDDEDAAYLAPAYYLEDKRFDPATQLEEADWNQQSIDSLENAMSQLDERSRDILQQRWLAEEKSTLHELAAQYGVSAERIRQLEKNAMKKLKGSMLA is encoded by the coding sequence ATGGGCAAAGAACTGCAACGAGTCGAGATGCTGGTACCGGGGCGTGACCTCGATGCTTACATTCGTGCGGCAAGTAGTGTGGCCATTCTCTCCGCCGAGCAGGAGCGGGAGCTGGCTGAGCGCCTGTTTTTTGAGAACGACCTGGAAGCCGCCCGGCAGATGGTTTTGGCGCACCTGCGCTTTGTGGTGCATATCGCCCGCAGCTACTCAGGCTATGGCCTGTCGCAAGCTGACCTGATTCAGGAGGGTAATGTGGGCCTGATGAAGGCGGTACGTCGCTTTAACCCCGAAAAGGGGGTTCGACTGGTCTCCTTTGCGGTGCACTGGATTCGCGCCGAGATTCACGAATTTATCCTGCGAAACTGGCGTATTGTGAAGATCGCCACCACCAAATCGCAGCGCAAGCTGTTCTTCAATCTGCGCAGCAACAAGAAGCGCCTGGCCTGGTTTACCAACGAAGAGGTCAGCAGCCTTGCCCGGGATCTCGGGGTCGATGAGAAAACAGTGCGTGAGATGGAGGGCCGCATGGCCAGCCAGGATACCTCTTTCGACAGCCCGCTGGGCGACGATGAGGACGCCGCCTACCTGGCACCGGCCTACTACCTTGAGGACAAACGCTTTGATCCGGCGACCCAGCTGGAGGAGGCGGACTGGAACCAGCAGTCGATCGACAGCCTGGAGAACGCCATGTCCCAGCTGGATGAGCGTAGCCGCGATATTTTACAGCAGCGCTGGTTAGCGGAGGAGAAATCCACCCTGCACGAGCTGGCCGCCCAGTACGGGGTATCGGCCGAGCGTATTCGCCAGCTGGAAAAGAATGCGATGAAAAAGCTCAAGGGCTCCATGCTGGCCTGA
- the ftsX gene encoding permease-like cell division protein FtsX, with amino-acid sequence MADYPRGASRSGRGATPAARPKAADPKRSAESGARRKRPAVQRKARPHSGDRLGGALHHHRQMGVQSLQKLLQAPAATLMTCLVMAVALVLPSVMLVAVANLKQLSAGWDGSPQLTLYLREGAQHSPLMQKLGADPRIESLVYLSAEQALAEFEQYSGLADVTAQLEDNPLPAVLILRPQLEALQGELGRQLVDEMQQLADVELASLDLQWVERLRQILQLGERSSLLLAMLLAVAVLLVIGNTIRLAIENRRNEILVVKLVGGSDAYVRRPFLYTGAWYGVGAGLLAAVLVQLLVLLVEGPAARLAALYQSQFQLQGLGFSASLALVLLGAALGWCGAWLAAVRHLREIEPR; translated from the coding sequence ATGGCTGATTATCCACGGGGCGCCAGCCGCAGTGGGCGGGGGGCAACCCCTGCCGCCCGACCGAAGGCTGCAGATCCGAAGCGCAGTGCCGAGTCCGGCGCACGACGCAAACGGCCCGCCGTGCAGCGTAAGGCGCGTCCCCACAGCGGTGACCGACTGGGGGGCGCCTTGCACCACCACCGGCAGATGGGGGTGCAGAGTCTGCAAAAACTCCTGCAGGCGCCAGCGGCGACGCTGATGACCTGTCTGGTGATGGCGGTGGCACTGGTCCTGCCGAGCGTGATGCTGGTGGCGGTGGCTAACCTCAAGCAGCTCAGTGCGGGCTGGGACGGTTCCCCCCAGCTGACCCTCTACCTGCGCGAAGGGGCCCAACACAGCCCCCTGATGCAGAAGCTGGGGGCCGACCCCCGCATCGAGTCCCTGGTGTACCTCTCTGCCGAGCAGGCCCTGGCGGAGTTTGAGCAGTATTCCGGGCTGGCCGATGTGACGGCCCAGCTGGAGGACAACCCCTTACCGGCGGTGTTGATTCTGCGTCCGCAGTTGGAGGCCCTGCAGGGCGAGCTGGGGCGCCAGCTGGTGGATGAGATGCAGCAGCTGGCGGATGTTGAGCTGGCCAGTCTCGATCTTCAGTGGGTGGAGCGGTTGCGGCAGATCCTGCAGCTGGGTGAGCGCAGTAGCCTGCTGCTGGCGATGCTGCTGGCGGTGGCCGTGCTGCTGGTGATCGGTAACACCATCCGCCTGGCGATCGAAAACCGGCGCAACGAGATTCTGGTGGTCAAGCTGGTAGGGGGTAGTGACGCCTACGTGCGACGCCCCTTCCTCTACACCGGCGCCTGGTACGGCGTTGGGGCGGGCCTTCTGGCGGCGGTGCTGGTGCAACTGTTGGTGTTACTGGTCGAGGGGCCGGCGGCGCGCCTGGCGGCTCTCTACCAGAGCCAGTTTCAACTGCAGGGGCTGGGATTCAGCGCTTCCCTGGCGCTGGTGCTGTTGGGGGCCGCGCTTGGCTGGTGCGGTGCCTGGCTGGCGGCGGTACGCCACCTGCGGGAGATAGAGCCCCGCTGA
- a CDS encoding methyl-accepting chemotaxis protein: MQLFHDLSIGKKIGFIILLLTTLLVITSAFGLFKMNAIGNELQTVQSEDMPLIEVVSDITIKQLETAIRIERAMRLAGMTSSNQTIALLHEEVTALSAEINAEIKQGETILVQAQSHALSPQLAAELETLSRALKETEHEHQAFEAQVEQLLAQLDQGQTVTEASVLALESSQAAINEHLATILKGIETMTEHALETVHADEASAFTGMSVLTVLSVLLGMLLGTLITRAITRPLAQAVDATQRLANGDLTVQIEARSTDETGQLLSAMQRMSLKLQDMVSQIAAATEQLSGATNEVATITTRTAKNIELQTEQLSQTSVAMNEMSATVRDVAHNASDAADSTATAEAEARKGEQTVEQVNHSIHELALDIEHTSEAITRLSNETENVDSILEVITSIAEQTNLLALNAAIEAARAGEQGRGFAVVADEVRTLASRTQDSISTIQTMIGSLKSEAKQSVEAMNSGYAKANQAVELSEQAASALVEINQSVDRIAQMNTQIASAAEQQSAVAEQVNRSVSMINESQHEASSGAQQVAVATEELAQLSENLKGLVGQFKLA; the protein is encoded by the coding sequence TCATCACATCCGCCTTCGGCCTGTTCAAAATGAACGCCATCGGCAACGAACTGCAAACGGTACAGTCCGAGGATATGCCGCTGATCGAAGTGGTCTCCGATATCACCATCAAACAGCTGGAAACCGCCATCCGTATCGAGCGCGCCATGCGCCTGGCGGGTATGACCAGCAGCAACCAAACGATCGCCCTCCTGCACGAAGAGGTCACTGCGCTGTCCGCCGAGATCAATGCAGAGATCAAACAGGGGGAGACCATACTGGTCCAGGCCCAGAGCCATGCTCTCAGCCCTCAATTAGCCGCCGAACTGGAGACCCTGAGCCGCGCCCTGAAAGAGACAGAGCATGAACACCAGGCCTTTGAAGCACAGGTTGAACAGCTGTTGGCACAACTGGATCAGGGTCAGACCGTGACGGAAGCCTCCGTGCTGGCACTGGAGAGTTCCCAGGCCGCCATCAACGAGCACCTTGCGACCATTCTCAAGGGCATCGAAACGATGACCGAGCATGCCCTTGAGACCGTTCACGCCGATGAGGCCTCCGCGTTTACCGGCATGTCCGTTCTTACTGTGCTGTCAGTGTTGTTAGGCATGCTGCTGGGAACCCTTATTACGCGGGCGATCACCCGCCCTCTGGCGCAAGCGGTCGATGCCACCCAGCGGCTGGCTAACGGCGACCTGACGGTGCAGATTGAGGCCCGTTCCACCGATGAAACCGGCCAGCTGCTCAGCGCCATGCAGCGGATGAGCCTGAAACTGCAGGATATGGTCTCCCAGATTGCGGCAGCCACCGAGCAGCTCAGTGGTGCCACCAATGAGGTGGCCACCATCACCACCCGCACCGCCAAGAACATCGAGCTACAAACCGAGCAACTGAGCCAGACCTCGGTTGCCATGAACGAAATGTCCGCCACGGTGCGCGATGTCGCCCACAATGCCTCCGACGCAGCGGACTCAACCGCCACCGCAGAGGCCGAGGCGCGCAAGGGGGAGCAGACCGTCGAGCAGGTTAACCACTCGATCCATGAACTGGCACTTGATATAGAGCACACCAGCGAGGCCATCACCCGCCTCAGCAACGAAACGGAAAACGTCGATTCGATTCTCGAGGTGATCACCTCCATCGCCGAGCAGACCAACCTGCTGGCGCTCAACGCCGCCATCGAGGCGGCCCGTGCCGGCGAACAGGGGCGGGGGTTCGCGGTGGTTGCCGATGAGGTGCGAACCCTGGCTTCACGTACCCAGGATTCGATCAGTACCATCCAGACCATGATCGGCAGCCTCAAGAGCGAGGCCAAACAATCCGTCGAGGCAATGAACAGCGGCTACGCGAAGGCCAACCAGGCCGTTGAGCTGTCCGAGCAGGCGGCCTCAGCCCTGGTTGAAATCAACCAGTCGGTGGACCGGATTGCCCAGATGAACACCCAGATAGCCAGTGCCGCTGAGCAGCAGAGCGCGGTCGCCGAGCAGGTCAACCGTTCCGTCAGCATGATCAATGAAAGCCAGCATGAGGCCTCATCCGGAGCCCAGCAGGTAGCGGTTGCCACCGAGGAGTTGGCACAGCTCTCGGAAAACCTGAAGGGGTTGGTCGGCCAGTTCAAGCTGGCTTAA